One region of Mycolicibacterium insubricum genomic DNA includes:
- a CDS encoding FadR/GntR family transcriptional regulator, with protein MSLAAEIARGIEAEVIATGWPVGASLGSEAALQQRYGVSRSVLREAVRLVEHHQVARMRRGPGGGLIVTEPDARPATRAVVSYLAYAGTTLDEVLGARRLLEPLASGLAAERIDEAGIRSLRALLASDRSGPVHDDIHVVLAELTGNPVLALFTDVLSRMTVRYAAAAESGAAAGRRALAAMAADHDDIIAAVTAGDRVKATTVTSRHLDTVAGLLAGRSPGAPRRTIAPSGAGDKRAETLAATISEDIVGAGWVPGAVVGAEADLLDRYGVSRSVLREAIRILEFHTVARMRRGPGGGLVVTAPEPQASIDTVALYLEYRRPSREDLQVVRDAIEIDAVATVAAGVAAGDLVLPALGPGTVASAVHTAAHDPQHTDAAEANFHTGMAELAGNSVLTLFLRILVELFRRHWAAQGDQPVPGPEDAAQVDLAHAKILEAVVAGDDGLARHRSRRHLEALSSWWL; from the coding sequence GTGAGCCTGGCCGCCGAGATCGCCCGCGGTATCGAGGCCGAGGTGATCGCGACCGGCTGGCCGGTGGGCGCCTCGCTCGGTTCGGAGGCGGCGCTGCAGCAGCGCTACGGGGTGAGCCGCTCGGTGCTGCGCGAGGCGGTGCGCCTCGTCGAGCATCACCAGGTGGCCCGGATGCGCCGCGGTCCCGGCGGCGGGCTGATCGTCACCGAGCCCGACGCCCGCCCGGCCACCCGCGCGGTGGTCAGCTACCTGGCGTACGCCGGCACCACCCTCGACGAGGTGCTCGGTGCCCGACGGCTGCTGGAGCCGCTGGCCTCGGGCCTGGCCGCCGAGCGCATCGACGAAGCCGGGATCAGAAGCCTGCGGGCCTTGCTGGCCTCCGACCGCTCCGGTCCGGTGCACGACGACATCCATGTGGTGCTGGCCGAGCTGACCGGCAATCCGGTGCTGGCGTTGTTCACCGATGTGCTCAGCCGGATGACAGTGCGCTACGCCGCGGCCGCGGAATCCGGGGCGGCGGCCGGCCGACGGGCGCTGGCCGCGATGGCCGCCGATCACGACGACATCATCGCGGCGGTGACCGCCGGGGACCGGGTGAAAGCCACCACCGTGACCAGCCGGCACCTGGACACCGTCGCCGGCCTGCTGGCCGGGCGCAGCCCGGGGGCGCCGCGGCGGACGATCGCCCCCTCTGGAGCCGGCGACAAGCGGGCCGAGACGCTGGCCGCCACCATCTCCGAAGACATCGTCGGCGCCGGCTGGGTACCGGGTGCGGTGGTGGGCGCCGAGGCGGACCTACTGGATCGGTACGGGGTCAGCCGATCGGTGCTGCGCGAGGCGATCCGGATCCTGGAGTTCCACACGGTGGCCCGGATGCGCCGGGGACCGGGCGGCGGTCTGGTGGTGACCGCACCGGAGCCGCAGGCGAGTATCGACACCGTGGCGCTGTATCTGGAGTACCGCCGGCCCAGCCGGGAGGACCTGCAGGTGGTCCGCGACGCCATCGAGATCGACGCGGTGGCCACCGTGGCCGCCGGTGTCGCGGCTGGGGATCTCGTACTGCCAGCCCTGGGACCGGGCACGGTGGCCTCGGCGGTGCACACCGCCGCCCACGATCCGCAGCACACCGACGCCGCCGAGGCGAACTTCCACACCGGGATGGCCGAATTGGCCGGGAACAGCGTGCTCACCCTGTTTCTGCGGATCCTTGTCGAACTCTTCCGCCGGCACTGGGCGGCTCAGGGGGACCAGCCGGTCCCCGGACCCGAGGACGCCGCCCAGGTCGACCTGGCCCACGCCAAGATCCTGGAGGCGGTCGTCGCCGGCGACGACGGGCTGGCCCGGCACCGGTCCCGGCGCCACCTCGAGGCGTTATCTTCCTGGTGGCTCTAA
- a CDS encoding DEAD/DEAH box helicase gives MTTFTELGVPAALVSALAANGITEPFPIQVDTLPDTLAGRDVLGRGKTGSGKTLAFSIPLVSRLAGARRGKGPRGLVLAPTRELATQITATIAPLAKAAGLTVTTIFGGVAQSRQVTALRAGADIVVACPGRLEDLMRQRLISLDAVEITVIDEADHMADLGFLPGVTRILTATPAGGQRLLFSATLDNGVDKLVTRFLRDEVLHSVDEAHSPVAAMTHHVFHVSGTEDKRKLVHHLASGTGRRILFLRTKHQAKKLAKQLTEAGVPSVDLHGNLSQPARDRNLAAFSNGDARVLVATDIAARGVHVDDVELVVHVDPPMEHKAYLHRSGRTARAGNTGDVVTVVLPEQRRDTQQLLRKAGISVAPQQVSSTSPAVLDLVGELAPHRAPAPVAPAPQRPAKRPSRPQGGQARQGGQARGQGGRGRGGSPARSGGQARTGGHSTSSASASAGQNRGGQAPTGQARTGQNNQQRRRATRRQAPSA, from the coding sequence ATGACAACCTTCACCGAACTCGGTGTGCCCGCCGCGCTGGTCAGCGCGCTGGCCGCCAACGGAATCACCGAACCCTTCCCCATCCAGGTCGACACCCTGCCCGACACGCTCGCCGGCCGCGACGTGCTGGGCCGCGGCAAGACCGGCAGCGGCAAGACGCTGGCCTTCAGCATTCCCCTGGTCAGCCGCCTGGCCGGGGCTCGGCGCGGCAAGGGTCCGCGCGGCCTGGTGCTCGCCCCCACCCGGGAGCTGGCCACCCAGATCACCGCGACGATCGCACCGTTGGCAAAGGCCGCGGGCCTGACCGTGACCACCATCTTCGGCGGCGTCGCACAGAGCCGCCAGGTCACCGCGCTGCGCGCGGGTGCCGACATCGTGGTGGCCTGCCCGGGCCGCCTGGAGGATCTGATGCGCCAGCGTCTGATCAGCCTGGACGCCGTCGAGATCACCGTCATCGATGAGGCCGACCACATGGCCGACCTCGGCTTCCTGCCCGGAGTGACGCGCATCTTGACGGCCACCCCGGCCGGCGGGCAGCGTCTGCTGTTCTCCGCGACCCTGGACAACGGGGTGGACAAGCTGGTCACCCGGTTCCTGCGCGACGAGGTGCTGCACTCGGTCGACGAGGCGCACTCCCCCGTGGCCGCGATGACCCACCACGTCTTCCACGTCTCCGGAACCGAGGACAAGCGAAAGTTGGTGCACCACCTGGCGTCCGGGACCGGCCGCCGGATCCTGTTCCTGCGCACCAAGCATCAGGCCAAGAAACTGGCCAAGCAGCTGACCGAGGCCGGTGTGCCGTCGGTGGATCTGCACGGCAACCTGTCCCAGCCGGCCCGCGACCGCAACCTGGCCGCGTTCAGCAACGGCGACGCCCGGGTGCTGGTGGCCACCGACATCGCCGCCCGTGGCGTGCACGTCGACGACGTGGAACTCGTCGTGCATGTGGATCCGCCCATGGAGCACAAGGCATATCTGCACCGGTCCGGGCGCACCGCGCGCGCCGGGAACACCGGCGACGTGGTGACGGTGGTGCTGCCCGAGCAGCGCCGCGACACTCAGCAGCTGCTCCGCAAGGCGGGTATCAGCGTTGCGCCGCAACAGGTCTCGTCCACCTCACCGGCGGTTCTGGACCTGGTTGGCGAGCTCGCCCCCCACCGGGCACCCGCTCCCGTCGCCCCGGCCCCGCAGCGTCCGGCCAAGCGGCCGTCGCGCCCGCAGGGCGGACAGGCCCGCCAGGGTGGACAGGCCCGCGGCCAGGGCGGCCGTGGTCGCGGTGGTTCGCCGGCCCGCTCCGGCGGACAGGCCCGCACCGGCGGCCACAGCACTTCGTCTGCGTCGGCCTCGGCCGGCCAGAACCGCGGCGGGCAAGCCCCCACCGGGCAGGCGCGCACCGGGCAGAACAACCAGCAGCGCCGCCGCGCCACCCGCCGTCAGGCCCCGTCGGCCTGA
- a CDS encoding carbon starvation CstA family protein: MATPSAALPEQLTGTPGEITRIRTDPALPPVAIIDRSPISVGHRVVFAVIALIGALAWTLIALSRGETVNAVWFVAAAICTYVIGYRFYARLVESRIVKPRDDRATPAEIHENGTDYLPTDRRVLFGHHFAAIAGAGPLVGPVLAMQMGYLPGTIWIIIGAVVAGCVQDYLVLTISVRRRGRSLGQMARDELGPVGGTAAIVAVLTIMVILLAVLALVVVNALAESPWGVFSIAMTIPIAVFMGCYLRFLRPGRVSEVSVIGVGLLLLAVVAGGWVAETSWGADWFTLSKMTLSWCIIGYGLAASVLPVWLLLAPRDYLSTFMKVGTIALLAAGIVLARPVMAAPAVSDFATRGDGPVFAGSLFPFLFITIACGALSGFHSLISSGTTPKLLEKESQMRLIGYGGMLTESFVAIMALITAAILNQHLYFAINAPGAATGPTAATAADYVNNLGLGGSPITAEQITEAAEGVGEESIVSRTGGAPTLALGMSEVLHQVFGGTSMKAFWYHFAIMFEALFILTTVDAGTRVARFMTSDGLANLGGPLRRLRDPSWRIGAWACSLAVVAAWGSILLMGVGDPLGGINTLFPLFGIANQLLAAIALTVATVVVIKRGLLRWAWIPGLPLAWDLTVTMTASWQKIFSADPKLGYWKQHSLYREAREAGASQFGAAKSPGQIDAVIRNTFIQGSLSILFATLVLVVVLAGVVAAVRSVRGTGHPLSEDDPVPSRLFAPSGLIPTEAEKEVTRQWQDYWRAHGESARESVGTPHH, from the coding sequence GTGGCAACACCGTCGGCCGCACTGCCGGAGCAATTGACGGGAACTCCCGGCGAGATCACCCGCATCCGCACCGACCCCGCGCTGCCGCCGGTGGCGATCATCGACCGCTCCCCGATCAGCGTCGGGCACCGCGTCGTGTTCGCGGTCATCGCGCTGATCGGGGCGCTGGCCTGGACGCTGATCGCGCTGAGCCGCGGCGAAACCGTCAACGCCGTCTGGTTCGTGGCCGCCGCGATCTGCACGTACGTGATCGGCTACCGGTTCTACGCCCGGCTCGTCGAATCCCGCATCGTCAAACCGCGCGACGACCGCGCCACCCCGGCCGAGATCCACGAGAACGGCACCGACTACCTGCCGACCGACCGCCGGGTGCTGTTCGGCCATCACTTCGCCGCGATCGCCGGCGCCGGCCCCCTGGTCGGCCCGGTACTGGCCATGCAGATGGGCTACCTGCCCGGAACCATCTGGATCATCATCGGCGCGGTGGTCGCCGGTTGCGTCCAGGACTACCTGGTGCTGACCATCTCGGTGCGCCGCCGCGGCCGCTCACTGGGCCAGATGGCCCGCGACGAACTGGGCCCGGTCGGCGGAACCGCCGCGATCGTGGCGGTGCTGACCATCATGGTGATCCTGCTGGCGGTCCTGGCCCTGGTCGTCGTCAACGCCCTGGCCGAAAGCCCGTGGGGCGTCTTCTCCATCGCCATGACCATCCCCATCGCCGTGTTCATGGGCTGCTATCTGCGGTTCCTGCGGCCCGGGCGGGTGTCGGAGGTGTCGGTCATCGGCGTCGGGCTGCTGCTGCTCGCGGTGGTCGCCGGTGGTTGGGTCGCCGAAACATCTTGGGGCGCAGACTGGTTCACCCTGTCCAAGATGACGTTGAGCTGGTGCATCATCGGCTACGGGCTGGCCGCCTCGGTGCTGCCGGTGTGGCTGCTGCTGGCCCCGCGCGACTACCTGTCGACGTTCATGAAGGTCGGCACCATCGCCCTGCTGGCCGCCGGGATCGTCCTGGCGCGCCCGGTGATGGCAGCCCCGGCGGTCTCCGATTTCGCCACCCGCGGTGACGGTCCGGTGTTCGCCGGGTCGCTGTTTCCGTTCCTGTTCATCACCATCGCCTGCGGTGCACTGTCGGGCTTTCACTCGCTGATCTCCTCGGGCACCACGCCCAAGCTGCTGGAGAAGGAAAGCCAGATGCGGCTGATCGGCTACGGCGGCATGCTGACCGAATCGTTCGTGGCGATCATGGCGCTGATCACCGCGGCCATCCTCAACCAGCACCTGTACTTCGCCATCAACGCCCCGGGCGCGGCGACCGGCCCGACGGCGGCCACCGCGGCCGATTACGTCAACAACCTCGGGCTGGGGGGGTCGCCGATCACCGCCGAGCAGATCACCGAGGCCGCCGAGGGGGTCGGCGAGGAGTCGATCGTGTCGCGCACCGGCGGAGCACCGACGCTGGCGCTGGGCATGTCCGAGGTGTTGCACCAGGTCTTCGGCGGCACGTCGATGAAGGCGTTCTGGTACCACTTCGCGATCATGTTCGAGGCGCTGTTCATCCTGACCACCGTCGACGCCGGCACCCGGGTGGCCCGGTTCATGACATCGGACGGGTTGGCCAACCTGGGCGGCCCGCTGCGCCGGTTGCGCGACCCGAGCTGGCGCATCGGCGCCTGGGCGTGCAGCCTGGCGGTGGTGGCTGCCTGGGGCTCCATCCTGCTGATGGGCGTCGGCGACCCACTGGGCGGGATCAACACCCTGTTCCCGTTGTTCGGCATCGCCAACCAGCTGCTGGCCGCCATCGCGCTGACGGTGGCCACCGTGGTGGTGATCAAACGCGGGCTGCTGCGCTGGGCCTGGATTCCCGGGCTGCCGCTGGCCTGGGACCTGACCGTGACGATGACGGCGTCCTGGCAGAAGATTTTCTCCGCCGACCCGAAACTGGGCTACTGGAAACAGCATTCGCTCTACCGTGAGGCTCGCGAGGCGGGGGCGTCGCAGTTCGGGGCCGCCAAGTCACCCGGCCAGATCGACGCGGTGATCCGCAACACCTTCATCCAGGGCAGCCTGTCGATCCTGTTCGCCACGCTGGTTTTGGTGGTGGTGCTCGCCGGTGTCGTCGCCGCGGTGCGGTCGGTGCGCGGGACCGGCCACCCGCTGTCCGAGGACGACCCGGTTCCCTCGCGGCTGTTCGCCCCGTCCGGACTGATCCCCACCGAGGCCGAGAAGGAGGTGACGAGGCAGTGGCAGGACTACTGGCGCGCGCACGGCGAATCGGCGCGGGAATCGGTTGGTACACCGCATCATTGA
- a CDS encoding acyl-CoA dehydrogenase produces the protein MGIALTDDHRELASVARDFLTAQQARAGARALLEAPSEALPAFWPALADLGWLGLHLPESYGGSGFGLPELVVVVEELGRAVAPGPFVPTVATSAAIDACGTPDQRDRLLPGLIDGTRTAGIGFDTAITVADGVADGDAGLVLGAALADVLLLTAGDDVLVLERHRAGVSVEIPENLDPSRRCGRVRLTGVAVTDDDILVGGRDTALALARTLIAAEAVGGASDCVTAAVDYAKVREQFGRTIATFQAIKHHCANMLVAAESAIAVVWDAARAAADSGPEFQLMAAAAAAEALPAYAKNAELNIQVHGGIGYTWEHDAHLHWRRALAVRGLFGGDGPAGDVFDLTAAGVQRANSLDLPAAAEALRHGVRADLAHIAQATGSAIMDKLIGTGYVMPHWPKPFGRAADAVEQLVIEEEFRAAGVKRPDYGITGWVILTLIQHGTPSQIDRFVDKALRKDEIWCQLFSEPDAGSDAAAIKTRAVRVDGGWKINGQKVWTSGAHYCRRGLATVRTDPDAGKHAGITTVIIDMKSPGVEVRPLRMLSGGAEFNEVFFNDVFVPDEDVVGEPNSGWTVARATLGNERVSIGGGAGIAGVDPRALVSVVAEHGHRLAGAKIRTGNFIADDHAMRLLNLRRAVRSIEGTGPGPEGNITKLKLAEHMGECGAIWSALMGPEMAVTDGPAAPAIQLTMGARAMAIAGGTSEVTRNQIAERILGMPRDPLIK, from the coding sequence ATGGGCATTGCACTGACCGACGACCACCGCGAGCTCGCCTCGGTCGCGCGTGACTTCCTGACCGCGCAGCAGGCCCGCGCCGGCGCACGCGCGCTGCTGGAGGCCCCGTCGGAGGCACTGCCCGCGTTCTGGCCGGCGCTGGCCGATCTCGGCTGGCTGGGTCTGCACCTACCCGAGTCCTACGGCGGGTCCGGATTCGGCCTGCCCGAACTGGTGGTGGTCGTCGAGGAACTCGGCCGCGCCGTCGCGCCGGGGCCGTTCGTCCCGACGGTCGCCACATCCGCCGCCATCGACGCGTGCGGCACCCCCGATCAGCGGGATCGCCTGCTGCCCGGGCTGATCGACGGCACCCGCACGGCCGGTATCGGCTTCGACACCGCGATCACCGTGGCCGACGGGGTGGCCGACGGCGACGCCGGCCTGGTGCTGGGCGCCGCACTGGCCGATGTGCTGCTGCTGACCGCCGGCGACGACGTGTTGGTCCTGGAACGACACCGCGCCGGGGTGTCGGTGGAGATTCCCGAGAACCTGGATCCGTCGCGCCGCTGCGGCCGGGTCCGGTTGACCGGCGTCGCCGTCACCGACGACGACATCCTGGTCGGCGGCCGGGACACGGCGCTGGCGCTGGCCCGCACCTTGATCGCCGCCGAAGCCGTCGGCGGCGCGTCGGACTGCGTGACCGCGGCCGTCGACTACGCGAAGGTGCGCGAACAGTTCGGCCGCACCATCGCCACCTTCCAGGCGATCAAGCATCACTGCGCGAACATGCTGGTGGCCGCCGAATCCGCCATCGCCGTGGTGTGGGACGCGGCCCGCGCCGCCGCCGACTCCGGCCCGGAGTTCCAGCTGATGGCCGCCGCCGCCGCCGCCGAAGCGCTGCCGGCCTACGCCAAAAACGCCGAGCTCAACATCCAGGTGCACGGCGGTATCGGCTACACATGGGAGCACGACGCGCATCTGCACTGGCGGCGCGCCCTGGCGGTGCGCGGGCTGTTCGGCGGCGACGGCCCGGCCGGCGACGTGTTCGACCTGACCGCCGCCGGGGTGCAGCGGGCCAACAGCCTGGACCTGCCCGCCGCCGCCGAGGCGCTGCGCCACGGTGTGCGGGCCGACCTGGCGCACATCGCGCAGGCGACCGGTTCGGCGATCATGGACAAGCTGATCGGCACCGGTTACGTCATGCCGCACTGGCCCAAGCCTTTCGGCCGTGCCGCCGATGCCGTCGAGCAACTGGTCATCGAGGAGGAATTCCGCGCGGCCGGGGTCAAACGACCGGACTACGGCATCACCGGCTGGGTGATCCTCACCCTGATCCAGCACGGAACCCCTTCGCAGATCGACCGATTCGTGGACAAGGCGCTGCGCAAGGACGAGATCTGGTGCCAGCTGTTCTCCGAGCCGGACGCCGGATCGGACGCCGCGGCGATCAAGACCCGCGCCGTGCGGGTCGACGGTGGCTGGAAGATCAACGGGCAGAAGGTGTGGACGTCCGGCGCGCACTACTGCCGCCGTGGCCTGGCCACCGTCCGTACCGACCCGGACGCGGGCAAGCACGCCGGCATCACGACCGTCATCATCGACATGAAGTCGCCCGGCGTCGAGGTCCGGCCGCTGCGGATGCTCAGCGGCGGAGCCGAATTCAACGAGGTCTTCTTCAACGACGTGTTCGTGCCCGACGAGGACGTGGTCGGCGAACCCAACAGCGGCTGGACCGTGGCCCGGGCCACCCTGGGCAATGAGCGGGTGAGCATCGGTGGTGGCGCGGGCATCGCCGGGGTCGACCCGAGGGCGCTGGTCTCGGTGGTCGCCGAGCACGGGCATCGGTTGGCCGGGGCGAAGATTCGCACCGGCAACTTCATCGCCGACGATCACGCGATGCGGTTGCTGAACCTGCGCCGCGCGGTGCGCAGCATCGAGGGCACCGGACCCGGCCCGGAGGGCAATATCACCAAGCTCAAGCTCGCCGAGCACATGGGTGAGTGCGGGGCGATCTGGTCGGCGCTGATGGGACCGGAGATGGCCGTCACCGATGGACCCGCGGCCCCGGCCATCCAGCTGACCATGGGCGCCCGGGCGATGGCCATCGCCGGTGGTACCTCGGAGGTGACCCGCAATCAGATCGCCGAGCGGATCCTGGGCATGCCGCGAGACCCGCTGATCAAGTGA
- a CDS encoding SDR family oxidoreductase, which translates to MGVYAVTGSASGMGAQVAGRLTAAGHTVIGVDLRDADVVADLSTPAGRVTAIAGVLAACGGRLDGAVLAAGVGPTPGAGRARLIFEINYAGVVELLTAWRPALAAAAVEAPVKVVVVASNSTTTVPMVPRRAIRALLAGDAEKAAGVMRWYGPAAPSLAYAASKIAVSRWVRRTAVTDPWVGAGIRLNAIAPGAILTPLLEKQLATPSEARAIRAFPVPVGDFGDPGQLADWMLFMLSDAADFLCGSVIFVDGGSDAYLRANSWPKAVPAVGVPGYLWKFLRHRMRGSS; encoded by the coding sequence ATGGGTGTCTACGCGGTAACCGGTTCGGCGTCGGGGATGGGTGCGCAGGTCGCCGGCAGGCTGACGGCCGCCGGGCACACCGTGATCGGCGTGGATCTGCGCGACGCCGACGTCGTCGCCGATCTTTCCACGCCCGCGGGCCGGGTCACCGCGATCGCCGGGGTGCTGGCCGCCTGCGGCGGCCGGCTGGACGGGGCGGTGCTGGCCGCCGGTGTCGGACCCACACCGGGTGCCGGGCGGGCCCGGCTGATCTTCGAGATCAACTACGCCGGTGTGGTGGAATTGCTGACGGCATGGCGGCCGGCGCTGGCCGCGGCAGCGGTCGAGGCTCCGGTGAAAGTCGTTGTGGTGGCCAGTAATTCAACGACCACCGTGCCGATGGTGCCGCGGCGGGCCATCCGGGCGCTGCTGGCCGGGGACGCCGAGAAGGCGGCCGGGGTGATGCGCTGGTACGGGCCGGCGGCGCCGTCGCTGGCGTATGCCGCATCCAAGATCGCGGTGTCGCGCTGGGTGCGCCGCACCGCGGTGACCGACCCCTGGGTGGGTGCGGGCATCCGGCTCAATGCCATCGCACCGGGCGCGATCTTGACCCCGCTGCTGGAGAAGCAGCTGGCGACCCCGAGCGAGGCCCGGGCCATCCGGGCTTTCCCGGTACCCGTCGGCGACTTCGGCGATCCCGGGCAACTCGCCGACTGGATGCTGTTCATGCTCTCGGACGCCGCCGACTTCCTGTGCGGCAGCGTCATTTTCGTCGACGGTGGCTCGGACGCCTATCTGCGGGCCAACTCCTGGCCCAAGGCGGTTCCGGCTGTCGGCGTGCCGGGCTATCTGTGGAAATTCTTGCGGCACCGCATGCGCGGCTCGTCGTAG
- a CDS encoding SDR family NAD(P)-dependent oxidoreductase, producing the protein MEINGKKAIVIGGASGMGRASAELLAAKGASVAVLDRENSDGKAVAEGLGGTFYPVDVTDFEGTEAIINQAVADLGGLHVVVTTAGGGIAEKTLGKNGPHSLDSFRSTIDLNLVATFNISRISAAHMANNEPEDEERGVIINTASIAAFEGQIGQVAYTAAKAGIAGMCLTMARDLGSVGIRVLGIAPSLFATGLTQGIPDEFAKQLTKDAAFPKRLGRPEEYAKLVAAIVDNPMLNGQCLRLDAGQRFAPR; encoded by the coding sequence ATGGAAATCAACGGCAAGAAGGCCATCGTCATCGGCGGCGCGTCCGGCATGGGCCGGGCGTCGGCCGAACTGCTGGCGGCCAAGGGCGCGTCGGTGGCGGTGCTGGACCGCGAGAACTCCGACGGCAAGGCGGTCGCCGAGGGTTTGGGCGGCACCTTCTACCCGGTCGACGTCACCGACTTCGAGGGCACTGAGGCGATCATCAATCAGGCCGTCGCCGACCTGGGTGGTCTGCACGTCGTCGTCACCACCGCCGGTGGCGGTATCGCGGAGAAGACGCTGGGCAAGAACGGGCCGCACAGCCTGGACAGCTTCCGGTCCACCATCGACCTGAACCTGGTGGCGACCTTCAACATCAGCCGGATTTCCGCAGCTCACATGGCGAACAACGAGCCGGAGGACGAGGAGCGCGGCGTCATCATCAACACCGCTTCGATCGCCGCCTTCGAAGGCCAGATCGGCCAGGTCGCCTACACCGCGGCCAAGGCCGGCATCGCCGGCATGTGCCTGACCATGGCCCGCGACCTCGGGTCGGTCGGCATCCGGGTGCTCGGCATCGCGCCCAGCCTGTTCGCCACCGGCCTGACCCAGGGCATTCCCGACGAGTTCGCCAAGCAGCTGACCAAGGACGCCGCCTTCCCGAAGCGGCTGGGCCGGCCCGAGGAGTACGCCAAGCTGGTGGCGGCGATCGTGGACAACCCGATGCTCAACGGGCAGTGCCTGCGTCTGGACGCGGGCCAGCGGTTCGCGCCGCGCTGA
- a CDS encoding metal-sensitive transcriptional regulator: MLADEDAIAAVLNRLRRAQGQLAGVISMIEAGRDCKDIVTQLAAVSKALDRAGFKIVATGLRECVLGVQEDGQQPPLSQDELEKLFLALA, from the coding sequence ATGTTGGCCGACGAAGATGCGATTGCCGCGGTGCTCAACCGGCTGCGGCGTGCCCAGGGGCAGCTGGCGGGCGTCATTTCGATGATCGAAGCGGGCCGCGACTGCAAGGACATCGTGACCCAGCTCGCCGCGGTGTCCAAGGCGCTGGACCGGGCGGGGTTCAAGATCGTGGCCACCGGGCTGCGCGAATGCGTGCTCGGCGTCCAGGAGGACGGCCAGCAGCCGCCACTGAGCCAGGACGAGCTGGAAAAGCTGTTCCTGGCGCTGGCCTGA
- a CDS encoding YbdD/YjiX family protein: MGDNHYQRYLEHRRRAHPGEPVCSEAQYWRMRHAAADADPGARCC, translated from the coding sequence ATGGGCGACAACCACTACCAGCGTTACCTCGAACACCGGCGCCGGGCACATCCGGGTGAACCGGTGTGTTCCGAGGCACAGTACTGGCGCATGCGGCACGCCGCCGCCGACGCCGACCCGGGTGCCCGCTGCTGCTGA
- a CDS encoding sulfite exporter TauE/SafE family protein, translated as MIWLAVALSVLVGVSLGLLGGGGAILMVPLLVYVAGQSPNDAIATSLLVVGVTSVVAVISYARAGQVRWKVAAIFGVAAMAGAYAGGLLSHYIPGSVLLVMFAVVMIGAGVAMLRPRTAAAEDHPLRPVRAVMLGAVVGVISGLVGAGGGFLLVPALALLAGLPMQSAVGTSLLIIAMQSFAGLGGHLASVGIDWPVAGMITAAAVIGALIGAPLAERIPPERLRSLFGWFVLLMAAFVLGAEVHPALGLGIAALTVAAMAAQLVCARTGHCPLRRWLGGGVVAT; from the coding sequence GTGATCTGGTTGGCCGTCGCACTGTCGGTGCTGGTCGGGGTGAGCCTCGGCCTGCTCGGCGGTGGCGGCGCGATCCTGATGGTGCCGCTGCTGGTCTACGTCGCCGGGCAGTCGCCCAACGACGCGATCGCGACGTCGCTGCTGGTCGTCGGCGTGACCAGCGTTGTCGCCGTGATCAGCTACGCGCGGGCCGGTCAGGTCCGGTGGAAGGTCGCGGCGATCTTCGGCGTCGCGGCGATGGCCGGCGCATACGCCGGTGGCCTGCTGTCGCACTACATCCCCGGCTCGGTGCTGCTGGTGATGTTCGCGGTGGTGATGATCGGTGCGGGAGTAGCCATGCTGAGGCCGCGCACGGCCGCCGCCGAGGACCATCCGCTGCGCCCGGTCCGGGCGGTGATGCTCGGTGCGGTGGTCGGTGTGATCAGCGGCCTGGTGGGCGCCGGCGGGGGATTCCTGCTGGTCCCCGCGTTGGCGCTGCTGGCGGGGCTGCCGATGCAGTCCGCGGTGGGCACCTCGCTGTTGATCATCGCCATGCAGTCGTTCGCCGGGCTGGGTGGCCACCTGGCGTCGGTCGGGATCGACTGGCCGGTGGCCGGGATGATCACCGCCGCGGCGGTGATCGGTGCGCTGATCGGCGCTCCGCTGGCCGAGCGGATCCCGCCGGAGCGGCTGCGGTCCCTGTTCGGCTGGTTCGTGCTGCTGATGGCCGCGTTCGTGCTGGGCGCCGAGGTGCATCCGGCGCTGGGCCTGGGCATCGCCGCCCTGACGGTGGCGGCCATGGCCGCTCAGCTGGTGTGTGCCCGCACCGGACACTGCCCGCTGCGTCGCTGGCTGGGCGGCGGGGTGGTCGCGACGTGA